A genomic window from Macaca mulatta isolate MMU2019108-1 chromosome 19, T2T-MMU8v2.0, whole genome shotgun sequence includes:
- the IRF2BP1 gene encoding interferon regulatory factor 2-binding protein 1 — MASVQASRRQWCYLCDLPKMPWAMVWDFSEAVCRGCVNFEGADRIELLIDAARQLKRSHVLPEGRSPGPPALKHPATKDLAAAAAQGPQLPPPQAQPQPSGTGGGVSGQDRYDRATSSGRLPLPSPALEYTLGSRLANGLGREEAVAEGARRALLGSMPGLMPPGLLAAAVSGLGSRGLTLAPGLSPARPLFGSDFEKEKQQRNADCLAELNEAMRGRAEEWHGRPKAVREQLLALSACAPFNVRFKKDHGLVGRVFAFDAAARPPGYEFELKLFTEYPCGSGNVYAGVLAVARQMFHDALREPGKALASSGFKYLEYERRHGSGEWRQLGELLTDGVRSFREPAPAEALPQQYPEPAPAALCGPPPRAPSRNLAPTPRRRKASPEPEGEATGKMTTEEQQQRHWVAPGGPYSAETPGVPSPIAALKNVAEALGHSPKDPGGGGGPVRPGGASPAASSTAQPPTQHRLVARNGEAEVSPTAGAEAVSGGGGGTGATPGAPLCCTLCRERLEDTHFVQCPSVPGHKFCFPCSREFIKAQGPAGEVYCPSGDKCPLVGSSVPWAFMQGEIATILAGDIKVKKERDP; from the coding sequence ATGGCGTCTGTGCAGGCGTCCCGCCGCCAGTGGTGCTACCTGTGCGACCTGCCCAAGATGCCGTGGGCCATGGTGTGGGACTTCAGCGAGGCCGTGTGCCGCGGCTGCGTGAACTTCGAGGGCGCGGACCGCATCGAACTGCTCATCGATGCCGCCCGCCAGCTCAAGCGCAGCCACGTGCTCCCCGAGGGCCGCTCCCCCGGGCCCCCGGCCCTTAAGCACCCGGCCACCAAGGACCTGGCTGCGGCCGCCGCACAGGGGCCCCAGCTGCCGCCCCCGCAGGCCCAGCCCCAGCCGTCAGGGACCGGCGGCGGCGTCTCAGGCCAGGACCGCTATGACAGGGCCACATCATCGGGCCGCCTCCCCCTGCCCTCGCCCGCCCTGGAGTACACTCTGGGGTCCCGCCTGGCCAATGGGCTGGGCCGTGAGGAGGCCGTGGCTGAGGGGGCGCGAAGGGCCTTGCTTGGCTCCATGCCTGGCTTGATGCCCCCTGGGCTGCTGGCAGCTGCAGTGTCTGGCCTGGGAAGCCGAGGCCTGACGCTGGCACCCGGCTTGAGTCCTGCCCGTCCCCTCTTCGGCTCCGATTTCGAGAAAGAGAAGCAGCAGAGGAATGCGGACTGTCTGGCAGAACTGAACGAGGCCATGCGGGGCCGGGCAGAGGAATGGCACGGGCGCCCCAAAGCAGTGCGGGAACAGCTACTGGCGCTGTCCGCCTGCGCCCCGTTCAATGTGCGCTTCAAGAAGGATCACGGGCTGGTGGGGCGAGTGTTCGCCTTCGATGCTGCTGCCCGTCCTCCAGGATACGAATTCGAGCTGAAGCTCTTCACCGAATACCCCTGTGGTTCCGGCAATGTGTATGCCGGCGTCCTGGCGGTGGCTCGCCAGATGTTCCACGATGCTCTGCGGGAGCCGGGCAAGGCACTGGCTTCTTCGGGCTTCAAGTACCTCGAATATGAACGCCGGCATGGCTCAGGAGAATGGCGGCAGCTGGGCGAGCTGCTTACCGACGGCGTCCGCAGCTTTCGCGAGCCAGCTCCCGCGGAGGCCCTGCCCCAGCAGTACCCAGAGCCTGCCCCTGCGGCTCTCTGTGGCCCACCACCGCGAGCCCCATCCCGGAACCTGGCGCCCACGCCGCGCCGTCGCAAGGCATCCCCCGAGCCGGAGGGCGAGGCGACTGGGAAGATGACCACCGAGGAGCAGCAACAACGGCACTGGGTGGCACCTGGAGGTCCGTACTCCGCTGAGACCCCTGGTGTGCCCTCGCCCATTGCCGCCCTGAAGAATGTGGCCGAAGCCCTGGGCCACTCACCCAAGGACCCTGGCGGAGGTGGAGGGCCTGTGCGTCCAGGGGGCGCCAGCCCTGCAGCCTCCTCCACtgcccagccgccaacccagcaTCGCCTTGTGGCCCGCAACGGTGAAGCAGAAGTCAGTCCCACAGCGGGGGCCGAAGCTGTCAGCGGGGGTGGCGGCGGCACTGGGGCGACCCCTGGGGCTCCCCTGTGCTGTACCCTGTGCAGGGAGCGGCTAGAAGACACCCACTTCGTCCAGTGCCCCTCGGTGCCCGGACACAAGTTCTGCTTTCCCTGCTCCCGGGAGTTCATCAAGGCGCAGGGCCCGGCCGGGGAGGTATACTGCCCGAGCGGAGACAAGTGCCCGCTGGTCGGCTCCTCCGTGCCCTGGGCCTTCATGCAGGGCGAAATCGCCACCATCCTTGCTGGAGACATCAAGGTTAAGAAAGAACGGGACCCCTAG